One part of the Athene noctua chromosome Z, bAthNoc1.hap1.1, whole genome shotgun sequence genome encodes these proteins:
- the CAST gene encoding calpastatin isoform X5 produces the protein MSQPGAGPRPLPAAPAGHGDKKASEASSKPEEKKAEAAEKKPATANVVSQPPKTQTSGAPAAAQQSPSTDASKTQIMKPSETKFTPTTKTESGKNMQSTQAKSETSPSVATTSKPNNTGQATTTQADQPPKTTSVETAKPESQKMSVTAGAGAAAASVAAAAEKSSTEPSMDESALDSLIDTLGGPEEDVPPSPVYTGPEVTEDITSRYLEEMGKREGSLPPEYVKLLKGKGDHKDEVPPKVDERDKKPMTDDELAEALSSEFTCSVASAEEKKTSLTENPSKEGEIVQAQAASSVKTSVPPKEKKTKSEEEIKEDAVEALLDTLGGPEPEPEEDLTPVVEVSEAKAKEKKEEKSGERDDTIPPEYRLTPELDKDGKPILPKPEEKPKPLSESDLVDEFSKDFARPAQPAVQPKPSKPSSTSKKPSDPVSAKTTQDEVVPRAAACTVQSSAPSAVSSVGHVADEALEALSSSLGKREPDPEEKKPAVDRVKEKTKQEQRKKLGEDEETIPPEYRLTGAKDKDGKPLLAKPEEKSQPMSENELLEGLTEGFSSSPSQSAPLPTPAVKKKTKKGDKPAGSSDVISAAAVSSVQSAAPPAAPSGGKEMDEALDLLSDSLGEREPDPDENKPVVDKVKEKAKSEHRDKLGERDDTIPPDYQKLLESGEQGKPAKPAAKDDAKRKGEKQPADDSAAIDALSGDFDTCAKAPATPQHSKCRTKAERKPSPLNQPQRIKENAKTLKRQRESPPARNLRSRKQAKR, from the exons caGTCGCCCTCCACGGATGCATCAAAGACACAAATTATGAAGCCGTCTGAAACAAAG TTCACACCAACAACCAAAACAGAGTCTGGGAAAAACATGCAGTCAACCCAG GCAAAAAGCGAAACCTCACCTTCTGTGGCAACAACTTCTAAACCAAATAATACAGGACAAGCAACTACAACTCAGGCTGACCAGCCTCCAAAAACGACCTCTGTAGAGACAGCAAAG CCCGAGTCTCAGAAGATGTCCGTAACGGCTGGTGCAGGCGCAGCTGCTGCAAGTGTCGCTGCTGCAGCTGAGAAGTCAAGCACTGAG CCTTCTATGGATGAGTCGGCGCTAGATAGCCTGATAGATACTCTAGGTGGACCTGAAGAAGATGTGCCTCCTAGTCCTGTTTACACTGGTCCGGAAGTTACG GAAGATATTACCTCAAGATACTTGGAAGAAATGGGTAAACGGGAAGGTAGTCTCCCTCCAGAGTATGTTAAATTGTTGAAG gGCAAAGGGGATCACAAAGATGAAGTCCCACCAAAAGTAGATGAACGTGATAAA AAGCCGATGACAGATGATGAGCTTGCAGAGGCCCTGTCATCTGAGTTCACCTGCAGTGTTGCTTCTGCTGAAGAGAAGAAGACAAGTCTGACAGAG AATCCAAGTAAGGAAGGAGAAATCGTGCAAGCACAGGCAGCAAGTTCAGTCAAGACCTCGGTTCCTCctaaggagaagaaaacaaaatcagaagag GAGATTAAAGAGGATGCCGTGGAAGCTCTTCTTGATACTCTTGGTGGACCTGAACCTGAGCCTGAAGAAGATCTCACTCCTGTTGTGGAGGTGTCAGAG gcaaaagctaaagagaaaaaagaagaaaagtctggAGAACGTGATGATACAATACCTCCAGAATACAGGTTAACACCAGAGTTG GATAAAGATGGAAAACCAATATTGCCAAAGCCTGAAGAAAAACCTAAG CCTTTGAGCGAATCTGATCTTGTCGATGAATTTTCAAAAGACTTTGCCCGCCCGGCACAGCCTGCAGTACAGCCCAAACCATCGAAGCCCAGCAGCACATCCAAA AAGCCTTCAGATCCCGTGTCTGCAAAAACTACCCAGGATGAAGTGGTCCCTCGTGCCGCAGCTTGCACCGTGCAGTCGTCAGCTCCTTCAGCTGTGTCCTCA GTTGGTCACGTGGCAGATGAAGCACTGGAAGCCTTGTCCAGTAGCCTGGGCAAGAGGGAGCCTGATCCAGAGGAAAAGAAGCCTGCTGTGGACAGAGTTAAG GAGAAAACCAAACAGGAACAACGCAAAAAACTGGGTGAAGATGAGGAAACAATTCCTCCAGAGTACAGACTGACAGGAGCGAAA GATAAAGATGGAAAACCACTCTTAGCAAAACCGGAAGAAAAATCCCAG CCCATGAGTGAAAATGAACTTTTAGAGGGTTTGACAGAAGGATTCTCCTCTTCTCCATCGCAGTCAGCACCATTGCCTACACCAGCTGTCAAAAAG AAGACCAAGAAGGGTGACAAGCCCGCGGGTTCCTCAGACGTTatctctgctgctgcagtttcTTCAGTGCAGTCGGCGGCTCCTCCAGCGGCTCCCTCG GGGGGAAAGGAGATGGATGAAGCCTTGGATCTCCTGTCTGATTCCTTGGGAGAGAGGGAACCAGACCCTGATGAGAACAAACCAGTGGTGGATAAAGTGAAG GAAAAGGCTAAATCTGAACACAGAGACAAACTTGGAGAAAGAGATGATACTATCCCACCTGACTATCAAAAACTTCTGGAGTCAGGGGAGCAG GGTAAACCAGCAAAGCCAGCGGCAAAGGATGATGCGAAACGCAAAGGAGAAAAG CAGCCTGCAGATGACTCTGCAGCTATCGATGCCCTATCAGGTGACTTCGACACTTGCGCCAAGGCTCCCGCCACACCACAGCACTCAAAG tGTAGGACAAAAGCGGAAAGGAAACCATCACCACTAAACCAACCCCAAAGGATAAAGGAAAACGCAAAAACCCTAAAACG GCAAAGGGAGAGTCCTCCAGCAAGAaatctgagaagcagaaaacaggCTAAACGCTAA
- the CAST gene encoding calpastatin isoform X12 produces MSQPGAGPRPLPAAPAGHGDKKASEASSKPEEKKAEAAEKKPATANVVSQPPKTQTSGAPAAAQQSPSTDASKTQIMKPSETKAKSETSPSVATTSKPNNTGQATTTQADQPPKTTSVETAKPESQKMSVTAGAGAAAASVAAAAEKSSTEPSMDESALDSLIDTLGGPEEDVPPSPVYTGPEVTEDITSRYLEEMGKREGSLPPEYVKLLKGKGDHKDEVPPKVDERDKKPMTDDELAEALSSEFTCSVASAEEKKTSLTENPSKEGEIVQAQAASSVKTSVPPKEKKTKSEEEIKEDAVEALLDTLGGPEPEPEEDLTPVVEVSEAKAKEKKEEKSGERDDTIPPEYRLTPELDKDGKPILPKPEEKPKPLSESDLVDEFSKDFARPAQPAVQPKPSKPSSTSKKPSDPVSAKTTQDEVVPRAAACTVQSSAPSAVSSVGHVADEALEALSSSLGKREPDPEEKKPAVDRVKEKTKQEQRKKLGEDEETIPPEYRLTGAKDKDGKPLLAKPEEKSQPMSENELLEGLTEGFSSSPSQSAPLPTPAVKKKTKKGDKPAGSSDVISAAAVSSVQSAAPPAAPSGGKEMDEALDLLSDSLGEREPDPDENKPVVDKVKEKAKSEHRDKLGERDDTIPPDYQKLLESGEQGKPAKPAAKDDAKRKGEKQPADDSAAIDALSGDFDTCAKAPATPQHSKCRTKAERKPSPLNQPQRIKENAKTLKRQRESPPARNLRSRKQAKR; encoded by the exons caGTCGCCCTCCACGGATGCATCAAAGACACAAATTATGAAGCCGTCTGAAACAAAG GCAAAAAGCGAAACCTCACCTTCTGTGGCAACAACTTCTAAACCAAATAATACAGGACAAGCAACTACAACTCAGGCTGACCAGCCTCCAAAAACGACCTCTGTAGAGACAGCAAAG CCCGAGTCTCAGAAGATGTCCGTAACGGCTGGTGCAGGCGCAGCTGCTGCAAGTGTCGCTGCTGCAGCTGAGAAGTCAAGCACTGAG CCTTCTATGGATGAGTCGGCGCTAGATAGCCTGATAGATACTCTAGGTGGACCTGAAGAAGATGTGCCTCCTAGTCCTGTTTACACTGGTCCGGAAGTTACG GAAGATATTACCTCAAGATACTTGGAAGAAATGGGTAAACGGGAAGGTAGTCTCCCTCCAGAGTATGTTAAATTGTTGAAG gGCAAAGGGGATCACAAAGATGAAGTCCCACCAAAAGTAGATGAACGTGATAAA AAGCCGATGACAGATGATGAGCTTGCAGAGGCCCTGTCATCTGAGTTCACCTGCAGTGTTGCTTCTGCTGAAGAGAAGAAGACAAGTCTGACAGAG AATCCAAGTAAGGAAGGAGAAATCGTGCAAGCACAGGCAGCAAGTTCAGTCAAGACCTCGGTTCCTCctaaggagaagaaaacaaaatcagaagag GAGATTAAAGAGGATGCCGTGGAAGCTCTTCTTGATACTCTTGGTGGACCTGAACCTGAGCCTGAAGAAGATCTCACTCCTGTTGTGGAGGTGTCAGAG gcaaaagctaaagagaaaaaagaagaaaagtctggAGAACGTGATGATACAATACCTCCAGAATACAGGTTAACACCAGAGTTG GATAAAGATGGAAAACCAATATTGCCAAAGCCTGAAGAAAAACCTAAG CCTTTGAGCGAATCTGATCTTGTCGATGAATTTTCAAAAGACTTTGCCCGCCCGGCACAGCCTGCAGTACAGCCCAAACCATCGAAGCCCAGCAGCACATCCAAA AAGCCTTCAGATCCCGTGTCTGCAAAAACTACCCAGGATGAAGTGGTCCCTCGTGCCGCAGCTTGCACCGTGCAGTCGTCAGCTCCTTCAGCTGTGTCCTCA GTTGGTCACGTGGCAGATGAAGCACTGGAAGCCTTGTCCAGTAGCCTGGGCAAGAGGGAGCCTGATCCAGAGGAAAAGAAGCCTGCTGTGGACAGAGTTAAG GAGAAAACCAAACAGGAACAACGCAAAAAACTGGGTGAAGATGAGGAAACAATTCCTCCAGAGTACAGACTGACAGGAGCGAAA GATAAAGATGGAAAACCACTCTTAGCAAAACCGGAAGAAAAATCCCAG CCCATGAGTGAAAATGAACTTTTAGAGGGTTTGACAGAAGGATTCTCCTCTTCTCCATCGCAGTCAGCACCATTGCCTACACCAGCTGTCAAAAAG AAGACCAAGAAGGGTGACAAGCCCGCGGGTTCCTCAGACGTTatctctgctgctgcagtttcTTCAGTGCAGTCGGCGGCTCCTCCAGCGGCTCCCTCG GGGGGAAAGGAGATGGATGAAGCCTTGGATCTCCTGTCTGATTCCTTGGGAGAGAGGGAACCAGACCCTGATGAGAACAAACCAGTGGTGGATAAAGTGAAG GAAAAGGCTAAATCTGAACACAGAGACAAACTTGGAGAAAGAGATGATACTATCCCACCTGACTATCAAAAACTTCTGGAGTCAGGGGAGCAG GGTAAACCAGCAAAGCCAGCGGCAAAGGATGATGCGAAACGCAAAGGAGAAAAG CAGCCTGCAGATGACTCTGCAGCTATCGATGCCCTATCAGGTGACTTCGACACTTGCGCCAAGGCTCCCGCCACACCACAGCACTCAAAG tGTAGGACAAAAGCGGAAAGGAAACCATCACCACTAAACCAACCCCAAAGGATAAAGGAAAACGCAAAAACCCTAAAACG GCAAAGGGAGAGTCCTCCAGCAAGAaatctgagaagcagaaaacaggCTAAACGCTAA